The proteins below come from a single Leptidea sinapis chromosome Z, ilLepSina1.1, whole genome shotgun sequence genomic window:
- the LOC126978530 gene encoding solute carrier family 15 member 1-like isoform X2 → MQHDNSSDGAPREHWLDYAIEKYGEKLVADMKVVCSILYLYLPVPIFWSLFDQQGSRWTFQASRLRSELFGVTLMPDQLQVMNPAMVLLMIPICPGGAWPLLPELPPLQKMFSGGILAALAFFSAGILQIGIERSTLQVPGHHQTGLVLLNSLACPIEVGVRGEGVAPVEELGTALMSPLEHGLYTITVKCPTACAGRVMKRHIVTSQLRTVAGMFMPVVIGQNSEDKLSLYYMDPNPFMKSLTGKPKLKVVYIGDTGPNKNVTITVETDRRLSDIYYVSNEPINHIGESAYMCLQPGKFRWHANSASGLVAGSGEGYLRPGGVYVLSLRERLGRLDAAVLHAPNPPNELHLAWIVPQYLLISVAEIMFAVSGLEFSFTQAPKSMKTITIAAWYVSVAVGNLIVIIITQAQVFESRATEIFVYAAVLVVAMLIFLHMTQGFSGRTLDGDGDASSSESHPLLHHHSRVISVHSLSTSGRAYSYSGPETSAASCMGIMEARAQDWPSHAYVNLATPSTGDNRATTLAKK, encoded by the exons ATGCAACATGACAATAGTTCCGATGGCGCTCCACGCGAGCATTGGCTCGACTACGCCATCGAGAAGTATGGTGAAAAGCTGGTAGCAGACATGAAAGTTGTCTGTTCGATCCTTTACTTGTATCTGCCGGTACCGATATTTTGGTCACTCTTCGATCAGCAG GGATCGCGATGGACCTTTCAAGCTTCGAGACTTCGAAGTGAATTGTTCGGTGTAACGTTGATGCCGGATCAGCTGCAAGTGATGAACCCCGCCATGGTGCTGCTTATGATTCCGATATGTCCTGGAGGTGCGTGGCCTCTTCTGCCCGAGCTGCCACCGCTGCAGAAAATGTTTTCTGGTGGAATCTTAGCAGCATTGGCATTCTTCTCTGCCGGGATCTTACAAATTGGAATTGAG CGTTCGACTCTCCAAGTGCCCGGACATCACCAAACTGGACTGGTCCTGTTGAACTCCTTGGCCTGTCCTATCGAAGTTGGAGTCCGCGGTGAGGGTGTTGCACCAGTAGAGGAATTGGGAACTGCCCTGATGTCACCACTCGAGCATGGCCTCTATACGATTACTGTTAAATGTCCGACAGCCTGCGCGGGCCGTGTAATGAAGAGGCATATAGTAACTTCGCAATTGAGGACGGTCGCAGGAATG ttcaTGCCTGTAGTGATCGGACAGAATTCAGAAGACaaattatctttatattatatggatcCGAATCCGTTTATGAAATCGCTGACTGGGAAACCTAAATTGAA GGTTGTATATATAGGTGATACTGGACCAAACAAAAACGTGACTATAACAGTGGAGACGGATAGGAGGCTGAGTGACATTTACTATGTGTCTAATGAACCTATAAATCACATTGGCGAGTCGGCATATATGTGCTTACAACCGGGAAA GTTCCGGTGGCACGCTAATAGTGCGAGCGGGCTGGTAGCAGGTTCGGGCGAGGGATACCTGCGGCCAGGGGGTGTGTACGTGCTATCTCTGCGGGAACGCTTAGGGCGCCTGGATGCGGCGGTGTTACACGCGCCGAACCCACCGAACGAGCTACACCTCGCCTGGATCGTCCCCCAATACCTCCTTATTTCCGTAGCCGAGATAATGTTCGCTGTCTCTGGTCTGGAGTTCTCTTTCACGCAG GCTCCAAAAAGTATGAAGACAATTACTATAGCTGCGTGGTACGTGTCAGTTGCGGTGGGGAATCTAATAGTCATTATCATCACGCAGGCTCAAGTGTTCGAATCGAGA GCTACAGAGATTTTCGTATATGCAGCAGTGTTGGTGGTGGCTATGCTAATATTCCTCCACATGACACAAGGCTTTAGTGGCAGGACGTTAGATGGCGATGGAGATGCCTCATCTAGCGAGAGTCATCCCCTGCTCCATCATCATTCTCGG GTTATATCAGTGCATTCGTTATCAACAAGTGGGCGAGCGTATAGTTACAGCGGGCCCGAAACCAGCGCTGCATCATGTATGGGTATAATGGAGGCGCGCGCCCAGGATTGGCCGTCACACGCATATGTCAACCTGGCCACACCAAGTACTGGTGATAATCGAGCAACTACTTTAGCTAAAAAATAG